Below is a window of Syntrophomonas wolfei subsp. wolfei str. Goettingen G311 DNA.
CACAAACAGCCTGCTGTGCGCTTGCGTTCTCTATTATTTTCCATTTATAATCATAATAATAAGTGGGTTTCCCATGTATCCTACAGGTTTGGGAGGCGATATTGTGAATGTTTCTTCCAAAAAGCGAAAGGAAAAGTATACCTATGCTGATTACCTGAACTGGCCGGATGGTGAGCGGTGGGAAATTATTGGCGGGAAGCCTTATTTAATGAGTCCAGCACCATCCCGTCAACATCAACAAATACTGGGGGCACTGTTTGCCAAAATATATAATTATTTGGAAGACAAAGCTTGCCAGGTTTACCCGGCTCCTTTTGATGTAAGATTGTCTCAGGAAAATAATAACGATGATGAGATTGATACCGTAGTGCAGCCTGATATTGTTGTCGTTTGTGATGAAAAGAAACTGGATAATAAGGGCTGTAAGGGAGCGCCGGATATTATTATTGAAATTATTTCTCAATCTACCGCAAAAAAGGATCTAAATGAG
It encodes the following:
- a CDS encoding Uma2 family endonuclease, producing the protein MNVSSKKRKEKYTYADYLNWPDGERWEIIGGKPYLMSPAPSRQHQQILGALFAKIYNYLEDKACQVYPAPFDVRLSQENNNDDEIDTVVQPDIVVVCDEKKLDNKGCKGAPDIIIEIISQSTAKKDLNEKFNLYERCGVKEYWVIFPWEKTVDIYCLNQNYHYEKTSTYFAGDTLKSDLFPGWEIDLASVFK